A portion of the Pokkaliibacter sp. MBI-7 genome contains these proteins:
- a CDS encoding type II toxin-antitoxin system VapC family toxin: MSGYLLDTNIISDVIRHPNGSAAQRIEHIGPKEIFTSIIVAAELRYGCAKKGSAQLQARVDSLLATIPVLPLDAPTDAKYGSIRAELEAAGQPIGMNDLLIAAHAHALGLTLVTDNTREFSRIRGLSVENWLQRQGQ; encoded by the coding sequence TTGAGCGGTTACCTGCTGGATACGAACATCATCAGCGATGTGATCCGTCATCCGAATGGCTCCGCAGCCCAACGCATTGAGCACATCGGACCGAAAGAGATATTCACCAGCATCATCGTTGCCGCTGAATTACGTTATGGCTGTGCAAAGAAAGGGTCTGCCCAGCTGCAGGCTAGGGTGGATAGCCTCCTTGCTACCATCCCGGTGCTGCCACTGGATGCTCCGACGGATGCTAAATATGGGAGTATCCGCGCCGAGCTGGAGGCCGCTGGCCAACCTATCGGCATGAATGATCTGCTGATTGCAGCCCATGCCCACGCACTTGGCCTCACGCTTGTGACCGACAATACACGCGAATTCAGCCGCATCCGGGGCCTCTCTGTCGAGAACTGGCTGCAAAGACAGGGACAGTAA
- a CDS encoding antitoxin, which yields MPTLPTPSRSKEAKLFRNNRSQAVRIPAEFELPGERVLIHREGSKLIIEPVARPTNIIELLAEWRKEAPLGPEDQLPDIEDMPASSEEIF from the coding sequence ATGCCAACCCTACCGACTCCCTCCAGATCCAAGGAAGCCAAGCTGTTTCGCAATAACCGTAGCCAGGCGGTGCGCATTCCTGCAGAGTTTGAATTACCAGGAGAGCGTGTACTGATCCATCGTGAAGGCAGCAAGCTCATCATTGAACCCGTGGCACGACCAACGAACATCATCGAGCTACTGGCGGAATGGAGAAAAGAAGCCCCCCTGGGGCCGGAAGATCAATTACCCGACATTGAAGATATGCCTGCCTCGTCGGAGGAGATATTTTGA